One Danio rerio strain Tuebingen ecotype United States chromosome 9, GRCz12tu, whole genome shotgun sequence genomic region harbors:
- the LOC103911649 gene encoding uncharacterized protein yields the protein MEQATFSVVTGNPCPRRSEQGCRPFVKGEPTLRGVASPSSNSGPALEEIRPGRRRSLRLARKRPLSYVLLATGRGCPPRRGRTGSSMAQCAALCVPSSLPNNPNPIQGEGTRLETDSDSTEVAQGSMAGRDNPSSACTAMAPPITYGPSVPSEWGNLPPSSRQGGSLGLARERANLNTLGLSPRVIATIQNARASSTRSLYDCKWRVFEEWCEERRLISYQCSVADILGFLQGLMDCGKSFSTIKVYLAAITACHVGFDGSTAGQHPLVRRFMKGARRSLPVTRRVVPEWDLSMVLDALTHHPFETLEAISLKHLSFKTALLLALASAKRVSDLHALSVHPSCIKFSLSGEKVSLRPNPAFMPKCFPNFSCEGVELSAFHPPPFSSTEDQRLNALCPVRALRAYINRTSSFRRSDQLFISWAPPNRGNPISKQRLSHWLVEAISLAYESKGVRPPGGLRAHSTRGMAASWALFRGVSLQDICAAASWASPHTFVRYYRLDVTQTPVAHSVLGVGSS from the coding sequence ATGGAGCAGGCAACATTTTCTGTCGTTACGGGCAACCCATGTCCCAGGCGTTCTGAACAGGGGTGCAGACCTTTTGTCAAGGGGGAACCCACTCTACGGGGAGTGGCGTCTCCATCCTCAAATAGTGGGCCTGCTTTGGAAGAGATTCGGCCAGGCAGACGTCGATCTCTTCGCCTCGCGCGAAAACGCCCATTGTCCTATGTTCTTCTCGCTACAGGACGAGGATGCCCCCCTCGGCGTGGACGCACTGGCTCATCCATGGCCCAATGTGCTGCTCTATGCGTTCCCTCCTCTTTGCCTAATAACCCCAACCCTATTCAGGGTGAAGGAACAAGGCTTGAGACTGATTCTGATAGCACCGAGGTGGCCCAGGGCTCCATGGCTGGCAGAGATAATCCCTCTTCTGCATGCACAGCCATGGCCCCTCCCATTACGTACGGACCTTCTGTCCCAAGCGAATGGGGAAATCTACCACCCTCGTCCAGACAGGGTGGCTCTCTGGGCTTGGCCCGTGAAAGGGCAAACCTAAATACACTGGGGCTTTCTCCACGTGTTATTGCAACTATTCAGAACGCTAGAGCCTCCTCCACACGGTCCCTTTATGACTGCAAGTGGCGCGTGTTTGAGGAATGGTGTGAGGAGCGCAGACTGATTTCATATCAGTGCTCAGTCGCTGATATTTTGGGCTTTCTGCAAGGCCTTATGGACTGTGGAAAATCATTTTCTACAATCAAGGTCTATCTAGCAGCCATCACTGCATGTCATGTAGGGTTTGATGGCAGCACGGCTGGGCAACACCCTCTTGTTCGTAGATTTATGAAGGGTGCCCGTCGTTCCCTTCCAGTCACTAGAAGAGTTGTTCCTGAGTGGGACCTCTCCATGGTGCTGGATGCTTTGACTCACCATCCTTTTGAGACCCTAGAGGCTATTTCTCTGAAGCATCTGTCTTTCAAGACAGCTCTGCTGCTGGCCTTGGCTTCAGCTAAACGTGTCAGTGATCTACATGCACTCTCTGTTCACCCCTCGTGCATTAAATTCTCCCTCAGTGGAGAAAAAGTTTCTCTCAGGCCTAACCCGGCCTTTATGCCAAAATGCTTCCCTAATTTTTCTTGTGAGGGGGTAGAGCTTTCCGCTTTTCACCCTCCTCCATTCTCCTCCACGGAGGATCAGAGGCTTAATGCTTTATGTCCTGTTCGAGCTCTGCGGGCCTATATCAACAGGACCAGCTCTTTTAGAAGAAGTGACCAACTCTTCATTTCTTGGGCCCCCCCAAACAGGGGGAATCCCATTTCTAAACAACGCCTCTCTCATTGGCTTGTGGAAGCCATCTCTCTGGCATATGAATCTAAGGGAGTGCGGCCTCCAGGGGGCCTCAGAGCACATTCCACTAGAGGCATGGCTGCTTCTTGGGCTCTATTTAGAGGGGTTTCCTTGCAGGACATTTGTGCCGCTGCAAGCTGGGCCTCTCCACATACATTTGTCAGATACTACCGTCTTGATGTTACTCAGACTCCGGTAGCTCATTCTGTCTTAGGTGTGGGCTCTTCGTAG